In bacterium, a single genomic region encodes these proteins:
- a CDS encoding hydantoinase/oxoprolinase family protein codes for MDKRRIRIGIDVGGTFTHAVAIDSATFELIGQAKVPTTHTAEEGVAKGIIESLHQLLAESQIAPEEVAFIAHSTTQATNALLEGDVAPVGILGMGKGMEKLRAKSETQIGDITLAPGRLLKTYHRFLDTTEAPSRETIKNLIYELLTEGAKVIVAAEAFSVDDTTNEELVLEVAAELGLPATASFEISQLYGLKIRTRTAVINASMLPKMLETANMTESSVRKAGITAPLMIMRSDGGVMDIVQMRKRPILTMLSGPAAGVAAALMYAKISDGIFLEVGGTSTDISAIRNGRALVKTAEVGGHRVYLRTLDVRTLGIAGGSMCRVKHNRIADVGPRSAHIAGLGYAAFTQPELLANATLKYIQPKPGDPADYVYIESTCGAKVAITPTCAANFAGYVPSGDYAAGNLSAIKQAISLLAKELKINETQVAEDILSKSATKCLRVVGQLLQDYKLDKQLVSLIGGGGGAAAIVPYLAKQMQMRYQIAKNAAVISAIGVALAMVRDTIERTVINPTSNDILKIRQEVESAVLAMGAAAESIEIQVEVDAQKNILRATATGTTELRTRDLRDRMVSEEARKQIAAQSLQVEPEQVKHLGGTPYLDIYMATVLKKRLFGLYRQALHPVRILDKEGIIRLQFNDSAIAQTTKGNLTETLEKFIQEHTSYGDAGRTLPDTFILYRSRILDLSGLLEISQIISLANAELATMDSNEPVVCLVNLR; via the coding sequence ATGGATAAACGTAGGATTAGAATCGGTATCGACGTTGGGGGGACATTCACTCACGCGGTTGCGATAGATTCTGCCACATTCGAATTAATCGGCCAGGCGAAAGTTCCGACGACTCATACTGCGGAGGAAGGTGTCGCTAAAGGTATCATTGAATCTTTGCATCAGCTACTAGCTGAATCGCAGATCGCCCCTGAAGAAGTAGCGTTTATTGCCCATAGTACGACCCAAGCGACGAATGCGTTACTCGAAGGAGATGTAGCGCCGGTAGGTATACTCGGTATGGGAAAAGGAATGGAAAAACTGCGGGCAAAATCAGAAACGCAGATTGGTGATATTACGTTAGCACCGGGTAGATTGCTGAAAACCTATCATCGGTTCCTAGATACTACGGAAGCTCCTAGCCGAGAGACCATAAAAAATCTAATTTACGAACTTCTTACCGAAGGTGCGAAGGTTATCGTTGCCGCAGAAGCATTTAGTGTTGATGATACAACGAACGAAGAGCTCGTTCTTGAAGTAGCCGCAGAGTTAGGGCTCCCTGCAACCGCATCATTTGAAATTTCACAACTTTATGGATTAAAAATTCGGACTCGGACTGCGGTGATTAATGCGAGTATGTTGCCGAAAATGCTCGAAACTGCGAACATGACGGAATCGAGTGTACGGAAAGCTGGTATAACCGCACCGTTGATGATTATGCGGTCTGATGGCGGAGTGATGGATATCGTCCAGATGCGGAAACGGCCGATTTTAACCATGTTATCCGGACCGGCTGCGGGAGTAGCTGCAGCGCTGATGTATGCGAAAATCTCCGACGGTATTTTTCTGGAAGTTGGCGGAACTAGTACCGATATCTCCGCTATTAGAAACGGCCGGGCGCTCGTTAAAACTGCTGAGGTTGGCGGACACCGGGTATATCTTCGAACGCTTGATGTTCGAACGCTCGGGATTGCTGGCGGGTCAATGTGTCGAGTCAAACATAATCGAATTGCGGATGTTGGACCGCGGAGTGCGCATATTGCTGGGCTGGGATACGCGGCATTTACTCAGCCGGAACTGCTCGCGAATGCAACGTTGAAATATATCCAGCCGAAACCGGGCGATCCAGCAGATTATGTTTATATTGAATCAACTTGCGGGGCGAAAGTAGCAATTACCCCGACGTGTGCGGCAAATTTTGCTGGATATGTTCCTTCGGGAGACTATGCTGCAGGAAACCTTTCGGCGATAAAACAGGCAATTTCTCTGCTTGCAAAGGAATTAAAAATAAACGAAACGCAGGTCGCGGAAGATATTTTAAGCAAATCCGCTACCAAATGTCTCCGTGTTGTTGGACAATTATTACAGGATTATAAGTTAGATAAACAGTTGGTTTCATTAATTGGCGGCGGTGGCGGTGCTGCAGCGATTGTTCCCTATTTAGCTAAGCAGATGCAAATGCGGTATCAAATAGCGAAAAATGCAGCCGTGATTTCCGCTATTGGTGTAGCACTAGCGATGGTACGGGATACGATTGAACGAACGGTTATCAATCCAACGAGTAACGATATTCTTAAAATACGGCAAGAAGTTGAATCTGCGGTATTAGCAATGGGCGCAGCAGCGGAAAGTATCGAAATCCAGGTTGAAGTTGACGCACAAAAAAATATTCTGCGGGCAACGGCTACCGGCACAACAGAACTTCGCACTCGGGATTTGCGTGATCGAATGGTATCGGAAGAAGCACGGAAACAAATTGCAGCGCAATCGCTTCAGGTGGAACCCGAACAAGTTAAACATCTCGGGGGGACACCATATTTAGATATCTATATGGCAACAGTATTGAAAAAACGGCTTTTCGGACTCTATCGGCAAGCGCTTCACCCGGTCCGTATCCTGGATAAAGAAGGAATCATTCGTCTTCAATTCAATGATAGTGCTATAGCTCAAACAACTAAAGGAAACTTAACGGAAACATTAGAAAAGTTCATTCAGGAACATACTAGTTACGGCGATGCGGGAAGAACACTTCCTGATACCTTCATTTTATATCGTAGTAGAATCTTAGATTTATCTGGTTTGCTTGAGATATCACAAATTATCTCGTTAGCAAATGCGGAATTAGCAACGATGGATTCGAATGAACCGGTAGTTTGTTTGGTTAACTTAAGATAA
- a CDS encoding polysaccharide deacetylase family protein encodes MKPSSFRLLRPVWGLQVLLVFISTSLSFAGYTYVSNFGTNMNQAQFIQLDFGGQIWTCGYGDNSVHIWHPYNGAKAFYSPIRNGKSSTGTTVAMYNPSGIAIDTNGIIYVTCDGGTTTKQNVFKYRAIDGTMLNGFEPSFRLGDIDIDTSNHVFIVEKVNLTAVRFYVMTTSGQNLTGSPITINTTGNLHPGIGVTRDGKTVYIADVTNQKVWKFTGTITGTTASYSLSGSLSGSWTAPYACEVDNFGNVYVSDSGANRVVIFNSAGVAIDTIFGSGLTAPTGVGFHPNIQTVYIAQGINARSLQKWVIPPTVNIPIVGYHEILPGGQYWSNVMTIQDNFRDQIDFLKNHGYTAVSLDTVVSYLRFGTPLPSNPIVITFDDNYEGELIRGVSYLTTRQYHGLIFTTTGRMGSSSGWVGYRPSFADHSVAQLSGYFDTQSHTINHPNLHTLSANSIRIELGVSRDSINAYLPKKCKYLAYPYGGYTTFAYSLDSVSILGLVHEAGYIAAFNYVGNTFGTGSTNRTQCMYCLNRIAMAYNDTLDNFINKIGFTGSWDSTDPYIIDNSASNSRGTFTSTGSWFSAETAGAGFYGAYGSNYYYSNPGAGRTAMWTPNLLIPGLYRVYAWWDTSTADINRASNAPYTIGYAGGTTTVYVDQRQIGFQWRLLGTYPFSAGTTGYVRLTDTANGVVIADAIKFIHDSVIPVELSEFVVLVGDLQTTDTSKDNKLKK; translated from the coding sequence ATGAAACCAAGTTCTTTTCGTCTATTGCGTCCAGTATGGGGTTTACAGGTTCTATTGGTTTTCATTTCAACTTCCTTGAGTTTTGCCGGATATACTTATGTTTCCAATTTCGGGACGAATATGAATCAAGCGCAATTTATTCAGCTTGATTTTGGTGGACAGATTTGGACTTGCGGGTATGGCGATAATAGCGTGCATATCTGGCATCCGTATAATGGAGCAAAAGCCTTCTATTCTCCGATTCGCAATGGCAAAAGTTCAACCGGTACTACCGTAGCGATGTACAATCCATCCGGAATCGCTATTGATACCAACGGTATCATCTATGTAACTTGCGATGGCGGAACTACAACCAAACAGAACGTATTCAAATATCGGGCGATTGACGGAACTATGCTGAACGGATTCGAGCCATCGTTTCGGCTCGGTGATATCGATATTGATACCAGCAACCATGTGTTTATCGTTGAAAAAGTGAATCTGACAGCGGTACGGTTTTATGTTATGACTACCAGCGGGCAGAACCTTACTGGCAGCCCAATTACCATCAATACGACTGGCAACCTCCATCCGGGGATAGGAGTGACAAGAGATGGAAAAACAGTTTATATTGCTGATGTAACGAATCAGAAGGTATGGAAGTTCACCGGAACAATTACTGGAACCACTGCTAGTTACAGTTTATCCGGTTCATTATCTGGTTCTTGGACTGCTCCGTATGCCTGCGAAGTAGATAATTTTGGCAACGTTTACGTATCCGATTCCGGAGCAAATCGCGTGGTGATTTTCAATTCAGCTGGTGTTGCCATTGATACGATATTCGGCTCCGGATTAACTGCACCTACTGGAGTCGGGTTCCACCCGAACATTCAGACGGTATATATCGCTCAAGGGATAAATGCACGGTCATTGCAGAAATGGGTTATTCCACCAACGGTTAATATTCCAATAGTTGGATATCACGAAATTCTCCCTGGTGGACAATATTGGTCAAATGTTATGACGATACAGGACAATTTTAGAGACCAGATTGATTTTCTAAAAAATCATGGTTATACTGCGGTTAGTTTAGATACCGTCGTATCATATCTCCGTTTTGGCACTCCGCTCCCATCGAATCCGATTGTGATAACGTTCGATGATAATTATGAAGGAGAACTGATCCGTGGAGTAAGCTATCTGACTACACGACAATACCACGGTTTAATTTTTACCACTACTGGAAGAATGGGTTCTTCATCCGGCTGGGTTGGATATCGACCGAGTTTCGCTGACCACAGCGTTGCACAATTAAGCGGGTATTTCGATACGCAATCGCATACCATTAACCATCCTAATCTTCATACTCTATCTGCAAACTCAATTCGAATTGAACTTGGCGTTTCTCGCGATTCGATCAATGCTTATTTACCTAAGAAATGCAAATATCTCGCGTATCCGTATGGGGGATATACCACGTTTGCCTATTCGCTCGATTCTGTATCTATTCTTGGATTAGTTCACGAAGCCGGATATATCGCTGCGTTTAATTATGTTGGCAATACCTTTGGTACGGGAAGCACTAATCGAACTCAATGCATGTACTGCTTAAATCGTATAGCAATGGCATATAATGACACGTTAGATAATTTCATAAATAAAATCGGGTTCACGGGTAGCTGGGATTCAACTGACCCATATATTATTGATAATTCTGCGTCAAATAGTCGCGGAACCTTCACCAGTACTGGCAGTTGGTTTAGTGCGGAGACTGCTGGTGCAGGATTTTATGGCGCATACGGAAGTAACTATTACTATTCAAATCCAGGCGCCGGCCGAACCGCAATGTGGACTCCGAATTTGCTTATTCCAGGGTTATATCGCGTGTATGCGTGGTGGGATACGAGTACTGCTGATATAAATCGGGCGAGTAATGCGCCGTATACAATAGGGTATGCCGGTGGTACGACCACCGTTTACGTCGACCAACGGCAAATCGGATTCCAATGGCGGTTGTTAGGTACCTATCCATTTTCTGCTGGGACGACTGGATATGTCCGGTTAACTGATACCGCTAACGGCGTAGTTATTGCCGATGCGATAAAATTTATCCATGATTCTGTTATTCCGGTAGAATTAAGCGAATTTGTTGTCCTAGTTGGTGACCTTCAAACTACGGACACCAGCAAGGATAACAAACTCAAAAAATAA
- a CDS encoding type II secretion system protein GspG: protein MPNFLAAQTRSKVSRTKSDMRAIATGIESYYVDQNAYPWTNLGLYSRLDRLKAITTPVAYLSSLPIDAFNASNDIPINKIYPFWDPPYVWSLGGLNPTDGSGTPNTRFVLVPELYDRVYSRMKTWMLMSYGPDQNFEAAVPPYQVQLYDPTNGTVSNGDIMRWGP, encoded by the coding sequence ATTCCGAACTTTCTCGCCGCACAAACCCGATCGAAAGTATCTCGAACGAAATCAGATATGCGGGCAATCGCTACCGGTATCGAAAGCTACTACGTTGACCAGAACGCTTATCCGTGGACAAATTTGGGATTATATAGCCGACTTGACCGACTGAAAGCTATCACCACTCCGGTCGCTTATTTATCTTCGTTGCCGATAGATGCATTCAACGCTTCAAACGATATTCCGATAAATAAGATATATCCATTCTGGGATCCGCCGTATGTATGGAGTTTAGGTGGGTTGAATCCAACAGATGGTTCTGGAACTCCGAACACCCGATTTGTTCTAGTACCTGAACTCTATGATCGGGTCTATTCGCGGATGAAAACCTGGATGCTGATGTCATACGGACCCGACCAGAATTTTGAAGCTGCAGTACCACCATACCAAGTACAACTATATGACCCAACAAATGGCACGGTTTCGAACGGCGATATTATGCGTTGGGGACCGTAG
- a CDS encoding phosphodiester glycosidase family protein: MKRTYLYYVDKFYLSIFLCLILCSVVFAIHQEVSFPITHGVEYYHLQTDTSGMLLNISVLTIDLNNPNITVTVATAYNGLERMTSIVKRNQAIAGINGGFFSFNPKVPVGLVMTNGQLVAPPLSDKPARAAVGITSTRKAIFDRVGYKDGKLYSINTTDWSEVTEALGGVSMLVRNGQPYVTVLEEGSNIGFSTTTHPRTAVGITKENKLLLVTVDGRQPEVSNGISLDSLANLMISLGATDAMNLDGGGSTTMVIYDTIVNFPSDKDSAGNPGRERAVANGIVIQSNPKSEP, translated from the coding sequence ATGAAACGCACCTATTTATATTATGTAGATAAATTCTATCTTAGCATTTTTTTATGTTTAATTTTATGTTCTGTCGTGTTTGCCATCCATCAAGAAGTTTCGTTTCCTATAACTCATGGGGTCGAATATTATCATCTGCAAACAGATACCAGTGGTATGTTGCTAAATATTAGCGTCCTCACTATTGACTTAAATAATCCGAATATAACTGTTACGGTTGCGACAGCGTATAATGGACTTGAACGAATGACTTCAATCGTTAAACGGAATCAAGCGATAGCCGGGATTAACGGCGGATTTTTTAGTTTTAATCCAAAAGTCCCGGTAGGATTGGTTATGACTAATGGGCAATTAGTTGCGCCACCATTATCGGATAAACCTGCACGGGCAGCAGTCGGGATAACTTCAACCCGAAAGGCGATATTCGACCGGGTTGGGTATAAAGACGGAAAATTATACAGTATTAATACCACTGATTGGTCAGAAGTAACAGAAGCGTTAGGTGGGGTCTCGATGTTGGTACGAAACGGTCAACCGTATGTAACGGTTTTAGAAGAAGGTAGCAATATTGGTTTCAGCACGACCACTCATCCGCGCACTGCGGTCGGTATCACGAAAGAAAATAAGCTGCTTCTGGTAACTGTTGACGGTCGACAACCTGAGGTAAGTAACGGGATTAGTCTTGATTCTTTAGCCAACCTAATGATTTCGCTCGGAGCAACTGATGCTATGAACCTTGACGGTGGCGGGTCAACAACTATGGTCATCTACGATACGATTGTGAATTTTCCGTCAGATAAAGATAGTGCTGGTAATCCTGGTCGCGAACGAGCTGTAGCAAATGGAATCGTTATACAATCAAATCCGAAATCCGAGCCATAA